In bacterium, the following are encoded in one genomic region:
- a CDS encoding extracellular solute-binding protein: MKNICERITKFKILLFFLLILISSCSKKQEVIIYVAHDQVYSEPILKEFEKNSGIKVKALYDTEATKTVGLVNRLISEKDNPQCDVFWNNEIIRTIVLKKKGILDSYKSPSAEDIPEMFQDKDNTWTGFAARARVIIYNSALVKESDAPKSNLDFTDKKWKGKFAVTNPLFGTYSAQCAALFELWGDEKAKEYFTKLKENNAIVVDGNSVVKDRVASGEIPAGLTDTDDANIGILDGYPVKIIYPDQEGMGTFVFPNTVSLIKGARNTENAGKLIDYILSKEVEGKLAFSQSAQMPLRPDVNKPENVRDYKSILTMSVDFEKVAERIENSGKFLQEVFIK; the protein is encoded by the coding sequence ATGAAAAATATCTGTGAAAGAATTACTAAATTTAAAATTTTATTATTTTTTCTATTGATTCTTATTTCTTCCTGTTCCAAAAAACAGGAAGTTATCATTTACGTCGCCCATGACCAGGTTTACAGCGAGCCGATTTTGAAGGAATTTGAGAAAAATTCAGGGATAAAGGTCAAGGCGTTATATGACACAGAGGCGACGAAGACAGTCGGATTGGTGAACAGGTTAATTTCAGAAAAAGATAATCCGCAGTGCGATGTTTTCTGGAATAATGAGATTATCCGGACGATAGTCCTGAAAAAGAAAGGGATACTTGATTCTTATAAATCACCTTCGGCTGAAGATATTCCTGAGATGTTCCAGGATAAAGATAACACATGGACAGGGTTCGCGGCAAGGGCGAGGGTCATTATTTATAATAGCGCACTTGTTAAAGAATCGGACGCGCCGAAATCAAATTTGGATTTTACTGACAAGAAATGGAAAGGGAAATTCGCGGTAACAAACCCGCTTTTTGGGACATATTCCGCGCAGTGCGCCGCGCTTTTTGAATTATGGGGAGATGAAAAGGCAAAAGAATATTTCACAAAGTTAAAAGAAAATAACGCGATAGTTGTTGATGGGAATTCGGTTGTGAAAGACAGGGTCGCAAGCGGTGAAATACCGGCAGGGCTTACGGATACCGATGACGCGAATATCGGGATACTCGATGGTTACCCTGTAAAAATAATTTATCCCGACCAGGAAGGAATGGGGACATTTGTTTTTCCAAATACGGTGTCTTTGATAAAAGGGGCAAGGAATACGGAAAATGCTGGAAAATTAATTGATTATATTTTATCAAAAGAGGTGGAAGGAAAACTTGCGTTCTCTCAATCAGCACAAATGCCCCTGAGGCCTGATGTTAATAAGCCTGAAAATGTCAGGGATTATAAAAGTATTCTAACCATGAGCGTTGATTTTGAAAAAGTGGCCGAAAGGATTGAAAACTCCGGTAAATTTTTGCAGGAGGTATTCATAAAGTAA